A window from Tenacibaculum singaporense encodes these proteins:
- the gldI gene encoding gliding motility-associated peptidyl-prolyl isomerase GldI, protein MRLRRIFFVFIIFLAVVSCKEPEARRPKQQGTTNFYKEVLKENKRLNALEKKRLEEWVAKDTVKVYKSSPNGFWYTYITKDTLNSSSPQAEDLVMLSYNIADLNGGALYEKRERSYKVDKEDFIPALQDGIKLMKKGETITFVIPSYRAFGVTGDGNKIAVNQPIQSTVTLIDIKSKKEE, encoded by the coding sequence ATGAGGCTTAGAAGAATATTTTTTGTTTTTATAATTTTCTTAGCTGTGGTTTCCTGTAAAGAACCAGAAGCAAGAAGACCAAAGCAACAGGGTACTACAAATTTTTATAAGGAAGTTCTCAAAGAGAATAAGAGGTTGAATGCCTTAGAGAAAAAACGTTTGGAAGAATGGGTAGCTAAAGATACCGTTAAAGTATATAAAAGTTCGCCTAATGGTTTTTGGTATACTTATATAACAAAAGACACGTTAAATTCAAGTTCTCCTCAAGCCGAAGATTTAGTGATGCTGTCATATAATATAGCTGATCTTAATGGAGGTGCTCTTTATGAGAAAAGGGAGAGAAGTTATAAGGTAGATAAAGAAGATTTTATTCCTGCATTACAAGATGGAATAAAGTTGATGAAAAAAGGAGAAACCATTACATTTGTCATTCCATCATACAGGGCTTTCGGAGTTACGGGAGATGGAAATAAAATAGCTGTAAATCAGCCAATACAAAGTACAGTAACATTAATCGATATAAAATCAAAAAAAGAAGAATGA
- a CDS encoding DEAD/DEAH box helicase family protein translates to MIELQLTKGEYLSYYKAKVLDIIDSNKTILIDSNPGTGKTSLFVEIGIDLKNNKRKGRLIFCAPFLIIQSQFETDLKEKGYKIDLILNSSSERKTLLDTDKIICSTYQSLKHIINDLNENDIIVLDEAHSLGYCYPSKNDSINTGYFDAEVSLLLQSKSKVVLMTGTPDEYINKLFKLTQIKVKKENEKKATVNIFNSKKSAVDLAISFAESVSIDFSKDYLNTIFINSTKQCEEINIKLQELGYQSKALTSHHKQEKTYKQLVKEMTIDENINFLICTSVISTGANIKNKKIGRALVLFESNPKEIKQFSKRFRQKLDINIDVVNKSSEKGNDGEITTQLKSEFDTLTSLIETVYMLGIPQNYTNSILSDVGTQNDIIKQLVLRYLMQYSYLEKQRSKRYKSPVLLKEALDSYSDISTELKTLDTNKDTLSDKIEKGKLEQILEGYSNQFIQNHEQFSYEIIQGKGIDRYNSNIYNNKIGRYLNLKDIKIKPEVTKIISSPYFEGKLLVPVIGNYEYIKSLPETIYLTSRKSKRELNKILLTLYFSWFIDTHTEIKILNYEYQFVYKLESAILNPLQKAIFKLLKNTFEFCLKKDNAVVSELALFLTNRFSSLEIFKELPFELTNKDGFINERVECLVDALFLTKSKKEKRIQSNGKNISSVIFEKELNKDDLVLPERKKYLDLITSKQIAMNKEGGAFWGVPEKNKILSNPKLIICKNLDDDFFTLC, encoded by the coding sequence ATGATTGAATTACAATTAACTAAAGGTGAATATCTTTCATATTATAAAGCTAAAGTTTTAGATATAATTGATAGTAATAAAACGATTTTAATTGACTCAAACCCTGGTACAGGTAAAACGTCTTTATTTGTAGAAATAGGAATTGACTTAAAGAATAATAAAAGAAAAGGTAGATTGATATTTTGTGCTCCTTTTTTAATAATTCAATCTCAATTTGAAACTGACCTTAAAGAGAAAGGCTACAAAATAGATTTAATCTTAAATTCTAGTTCTGAAAGAAAAACTTTACTTGATACAGATAAAATTATATGTAGCACTTATCAGAGTCTAAAGCATATTATCAATGATTTAAATGAAAACGATATTATTGTTTTAGATGAAGCTCATTCACTAGGGTATTGTTATCCTTCAAAAAATGACTCTATTAATACAGGTTACTTTGATGCAGAAGTTTCACTATTACTTCAATCAAAATCTAAAGTAGTTTTAATGACAGGAACACCTGATGAATACATTAACAAATTGTTTAAATTAACTCAAATTAAAGTTAAGAAAGAGAATGAAAAAAAAGCTACAGTTAACATATTTAACTCAAAAAAGTCTGCTGTTGATTTAGCTATCTCTTTTGCTGAAAGTGTCTCTATTGATTTCTCAAAAGATTATTTGAATACTATTTTTATAAATAGCACTAAACAATGCGAAGAAATTAATATTAAGCTTCAAGAATTAGGATATCAATCAAAAGCTTTAACCTCTCATCATAAGCAAGAGAAAACATACAAGCAACTTGTAAAGGAAATGACTATTGATGAAAATATCAACTTTTTAATATGTACAAGTGTAATTAGTACAGGTGCTAATATTAAAAATAAAAAGATAGGTAGAGCTTTAGTTCTATTCGAGTCAAACCCTAAAGAGATTAAACAGTTCTCAAAACGTTTTAGACAAAAATTAGATATTAATATTGACGTCGTTAATAAAAGTTCAGAAAAAGGAAATGATGGTGAAATCACCACTCAATTAAAATCTGAATTTGACACATTAACATCACTGATTGAAACTGTTTACATGTTAGGTATTCCTCAAAATTATACAAATAGTATTTTATCTGATGTTGGTACTCAAAATGATATTATCAAACAACTTGTATTAAGATATTTAATGCAATATTCATATTTAGAAAAACAACGTAGTAAGAGATATAAGTCTCCTGTTTTATTAAAAGAAGCATTAGATAGCTACTCTGATATTTCTACTGAATTAAAGACGCTAGATACCAATAAAGACACTTTAAGTGATAAAATTGAAAAAGGAAAATTAGAACAAATTTTAGAAGGATATAGCAATCAATTCATCCAGAATCACGAGCAATTTTCTTATGAAATCATTCAAGGTAAAGGTATAGATAGATATAACTCGAATATTTATAATAACAAAATAGGAAGATATCTGAATTTGAAAGATATTAAGATAAAACCAGAAGTTACCAAAATAATATCATCTCCTTATTTTGAAGGGAAATTGTTAGTTCCTGTTATTGGAAATTATGAGTATATTAAATCATTACCTGAAACTATTTACCTTACAAGTAGAAAGTCAAAAAGAGAACTTAATAAAATCTTACTAACTCTATATTTCAGTTGGTTTATTGATACACATACCGAAATAAAAATTTTAAATTATGAATATCAATTCGTTTATAAACTTGAATCTGCTATTCTAAATCCATTACAAAAAGCAATATTTAAGCTTTTAAAAAACACTTTCGAATTTTGTTTAAAAAAAGATAATGCAGTTGTTTCTGAATTGGCATTATTCTTAACTAATAGATTCTCATCTTTGGAAATATTTAAAGAGCTACCTTTTGAATTAACTAATAAAGATGGGTTTATTAATGAAAGAGTAGAATGCTTAGTTGATGCTTTGTTTTTAACAAAAAGTAAAAAAGAAAAGAGAATACAATCTAATGGGAAAAACATATCATCAGTTATATTCGAAAAAGAATTAAATAAAGATGATTTAGTTCTTCCAGAAAGGAAAAAATATTTAGATTTAATTACTTCAAAACAAATAGCTATGAATAAAGAAGGCGGTGCTTTTTGGGGGGTTCCAGAGAAAAATAAAATCCTGTCGAATCCCAAATTAATTATTTGTAAAAATCTTGATGATGATTTTTTTACTCTCTGTTAA
- a CDS encoding AAA family ATPase, giving the protein MSEKNKHNEIEQSFPEGIEVTELMKILNENGDIDNQKLEKLKKSKKQKANASLTTSSDKTNYSALELYNFKTTKIPRLLDPFLQLVGLASLVGTSDSGKSTFLRQLSISIVLENETFLGYELKPKHKKVIFVSTEDDSNSISYSIRKQIDGIIAKNDNVNIENLNNLDFIFDTTELLSVLESKLKHNPVDLIVIDAFTDVFTKEINANTQVRTFLNQYDKLAKKYGCLIIFLHHTGKRTQKNEPSKDNIIGSQAFEAKMRSVLELRPKGKHTALWVLKSNFLESKYKKTGQLLELDNNTLLFENSNIVAKKLSGTKSNNPEIIKRVLELKEKDVPLRKIAEQLTNEGLSISKSTVETICKNQQGENKMGILKRLRLQSEKK; this is encoded by the coding sequence ATGTCTGAAAAAAACAAGCACAATGAAATAGAGCAAAGTTTCCCTGAAGGAATTGAGGTGACAGAACTGATGAAAATTTTAAATGAAAATGGGGACATTGACAATCAGAAACTTGAAAAGCTTAAAAAAAGCAAAAAACAAAAGGCTAACGCCTCACTTACTACCAGTAGTGATAAAACAAACTATTCTGCATTAGAGTTATACAACTTTAAAACAACAAAGATCCCACGTTTATTAGATCCTTTTCTACAACTTGTAGGGTTAGCATCATTGGTTGGAACTTCTGACAGTGGGAAATCTACTTTTTTAAGACAGTTATCTATTTCTATAGTTTTGGAAAATGAAACATTTCTTGGATATGAATTAAAACCAAAACATAAAAAAGTAATTTTTGTGAGTACAGAGGATGATTCTAACTCCATTAGTTATTCAATAAGAAAACAGATTGATGGTATAATTGCTAAGAATGATAATGTTAATATCGAAAATTTAAATAATTTAGATTTTATATTTGATACTACTGAATTACTTAGTGTATTAGAGAGTAAGTTAAAACACAATCCTGTAGATTTAATTGTTATTGATGCATTTACAGATGTATTTACTAAAGAAATCAATGCAAATACCCAAGTTAGAACTTTCCTAAATCAATATGATAAACTAGCTAAGAAGTATGGGTGTTTGATAATTTTTCTACATCATACAGGTAAAAGAACTCAAAAAAATGAACCTTCAAAAGATAACATTATAGGTTCACAAGCTTTTGAAGCAAAAATGAGGTCTGTTTTAGAGTTAAGACCTAAAGGAAAACATACAGCTTTATGGGTTTTAAAATCTAATTTTTTAGAATCTAAATACAAGAAGACTGGTCAGCTTTTAGAGCTTGATAATAATACTCTACTTTTTGAAAATTCAAATATTGTAGCAAAAAAACTTTCAGGAACTAAATCTAATAATCCTGAAATAATAAAAAGAGTTTTGGAGTTGAAAGAGAAAGATGTACCTCTTAGGAAAATTGCAGAACAATTAACTAATGAGGGATTATCTATTAGTAAATCAACTGTTGAAACAATATGTAAAAACCAACAAGGTGAAAATAAAATGGGGATTTTAAAAAGATTAAGATTACAATCTGAAAAGAAATAA
- a CDS encoding peptidylprolyl isomerase, whose translation MKLFKIVLVVLIVFVSCKSAKYPNLENGLYADIQTNRGDILVKFFYNKVPMTVANFVALSEGTHPKMIDSLKGTPFYDGTKFHRVIKDFMIQGGDRTGTGAGDAGYTFADEFPMDDEGNLLYKHDGPGVLSMANYSRPVTNSSQFFITHKATPWLDGGHSVFGRVLEGQAVVDTIQKNDYIKHVEILRIGEEAAKFDAPVVFENELANVEKKEEERKKKLEELKQKYQEEQGINDAITTDSGLKILSLQKGNGKKVNPALPTTAHYTLYLADGRKIDSSLDKGEAFVFTVDDEKLPLIAGWKEGVKTMKEGDKVRLFIPSYLGYGDRRVGPIPPKSDLIFEIEVLKVGK comes from the coding sequence ATGAAATTATTTAAAATTGTACTTGTTGTATTGATAGTGTTTGTATCATGCAAATCAGCGAAATATCCTAATTTAGAAAACGGATTGTATGCAGATATCCAAACGAATCGAGGGGATATTTTAGTAAAGTTTTTTTATAATAAAGTTCCAATGACAGTGGCGAACTTTGTAGCATTGAGTGAAGGAACACATCCTAAAATGATAGATTCATTAAAAGGAACACCGTTTTATGATGGAACGAAGTTTCATAGGGTTATTAAAGATTTTATGATACAAGGTGGGGATAGAACAGGAACAGGTGCTGGTGATGCAGGTTATACATTTGCCGATGAATTCCCAATGGATGATGAAGGTAATTTATTGTATAAGCATGATGGACCAGGGGTATTGTCCATGGCAAATTACTCAAGACCAGTTACGAATTCGAGTCAATTTTTTATTACACATAAAGCAACACCTTGGTTAGATGGTGGGCACTCAGTTTTTGGTCGTGTTTTAGAAGGGCAAGCAGTAGTGGATACTATTCAAAAGAATGATTATATAAAACATGTAGAAATTTTAAGAATAGGAGAAGAGGCGGCTAAATTTGATGCTCCAGTAGTTTTTGAAAATGAATTAGCAAATGTTGAAAAGAAAGAAGAAGAGAGAAAGAAAAAGCTAGAAGAGTTAAAACAAAAGTATCAAGAAGAACAAGGAATTAATGATGCAATTACAACTGATTCTGGTTTGAAAATTTTGTCATTACAGAAAGGAAATGGAAAAAAAGTAAATCCAGCATTACCAACAACTGCACATTATACGCTGTATTTAGCAGATGGAAGAAAGATTGATTCTAGTTTAGATAAAGGAGAGGCTTTTGTATTTACGGTTGATGATGAAAAACTTCCACTAATAGCAGGCTGGAAAGAAGGAGTGAAAACAATGAAAGAAGGAGATAAAGTACGATTGTTTATACCTTCTTATTTAGGTTACGGTGATCGTAGAGTAGGGCCAATACCACCAAAGTCAGATTTAATTTTTGAAATAGAAGTATTAAAAGTAGGAAAGTAG
- a CDS encoding alkaline phosphatase D family protein, whose amino-acid sequence MKSNKFTTLLIFTLGVSFTSFCQETFTIAFGSCNNQKLNNPFWEDILSLQPDVWVWGGDNIYADTNNMRKMERMYKTQKNVKSYKKLTTKIPILATWDDHDYGKNDAGVEFKMKNESQQLFLDFLDVPKNSPRRKQQGVYHSKTFKTSNGNIKVIVLDTRYFRTSLTKGTNGQRFQPNKYNEGTILGKTQWKWLTSELTNSTAIFTIVVSSIQILPKEHGFEKWANFPHEVDKLFSLIKKSTNTNVILLSGDRHISEFSKTNINGLKYPIIDFTSSGLTHAYSSFSSEENNFRIGNVVNSLSYGTLLLDLKTKKATFQMRGKNKSILQEINQIYP is encoded by the coding sequence ATGAAATCTAATAAATTTACCACTTTACTAATCTTTACTCTAGGTGTATCCTTTACCTCTTTTTGTCAAGAAACATTCACTATTGCTTTTGGATCTTGCAATAACCAAAAACTTAACAACCCTTTTTGGGAAGACATTCTATCGCTTCAACCAGATGTATGGGTATGGGGTGGAGATAATATTTATGCCGATACCAATAACATGCGTAAGATGGAACGTATGTATAAAACTCAAAAAAATGTAAAAAGTTATAAAAAGCTAACCACTAAGATTCCTATTCTTGCTACATGGGATGATCATGATTACGGTAAAAATGATGCAGGAGTAGAATTTAAAATGAAGAATGAAAGTCAACAACTATTTTTAGATTTCTTAGATGTTCCAAAAAACTCTCCTAGAAGAAAACAACAAGGTGTTTATCACTCTAAAACTTTTAAAACAAGTAATGGCAACATTAAAGTTATTGTTTTAGACACTCGCTACTTTAGAACTTCACTTACTAAAGGTACTAACGGACAACGTTTTCAACCTAATAAATATAACGAAGGTACTATTTTAGGTAAAACACAATGGAAATGGCTTACAAGCGAATTAACAAACTCTACCGCAATCTTTACTATAGTAGTTAGCAGCATACAAATACTACCTAAAGAACACGGATTTGAAAAATGGGCTAACTTTCCACACGAAGTGGATAAATTGTTCAGTCTAATCAAAAAATCAACAAATACAAATGTCATTCTTCTTTCTGGTGACAGACATATTTCTGAGTTTTCTAAGACTAATATTAACGGATTAAAATATCCAATTATAGATTTCACATCAAGTGGATTAACACATGCATATTCTTCATTTTCTTCAGAAGAAAACAACTTCAGAATAGGAAATGTTGTAAATTCTTTAAGCTATGGAACACTACTTTTAGACTTAAAAACTAAAAAAGCTACCTTTCAAATGCGTGGCAAAAATAAATCTATCTTACAAGAAATCAACCAAATATACCCTTAA
- a CDS encoding phosphatase PAP2 family protein yields the protein MIENIIQKDKELLIYLNNLGSEQWDGFWLTITNQFTWTPLFAFVLFLVFKQFGWKKGLFTVLFIAVIVAFSDQFTNLIKNSTERIRPCNTEGLKEYLRGFTYKPRGYSFWSGHASLSTTITTFIILLLRKHIRLIYLMILFPLIFGYSRIYLGVHFPVDVTTGYVSGVILGTLFYFGYLALEKRIGLGKE from the coding sequence TTGATAGAAAATATTATACAAAAAGATAAAGAACTTTTAATTTATCTTAACAATTTAGGAAGTGAGCAATGGGATGGTTTTTGGTTAACAATAACCAATCAATTTACTTGGACGCCTTTGTTTGCTTTTGTGCTGTTTTTAGTGTTTAAACAGTTTGGGTGGAAAAAAGGATTATTTACAGTGTTATTTATAGCGGTTATTGTTGCTTTTTCTGATCAATTTACAAACTTGATTAAAAATTCTACAGAAAGAATTAGACCATGTAATACAGAAGGCTTGAAAGAGTATTTGAGAGGCTTTACATATAAACCAAGAGGATATAGTTTCTGGTCTGGTCATGCTTCGTTATCTACTACAATAACAACTTTTATAATTCTATTGTTGAGAAAGCACATTAGGTTAATTTACTTAATGATTTTATTTCCTTTGATTTTCGGATACAGTAGGATATACCTAGGTGTACATTTTCCAGTAGACGTAACTACAGGATATGTTTCAGGGGTAATTTTAGGAACACTATTTTATTTTGGATACTTAGCTTTAGAGAAGAGAATTGGGTTAGGGAAAGAGTAG
- a CDS encoding FKBP-type peptidyl-prolyl cis-trans isomerase: MKLTNILAATVVGLSIVSCSNGQFKQKSSLATEVDSVSYALGLDMANKIKSNFDEMDQDLFVQGFKNGMDSINLLVESKDINNILRAFFQKKQQEKMKQMQEEQAKKAEAEFGDNKKAGEEFLAENKTKDGVKTTESGLQYVVLKEGEGDAPTASSRVKVHYHGTLIDGTVFDSSVEKGQPAEFGVGQVIKGWTEGLQLMKPGAKYKFFIPQELAYGPQQRGQHIKPFSALVFEVELLEVK, from the coding sequence ATGAAATTAACTAACATTTTAGCAGCTACAGTTGTAGGTTTATCAATTGTTTCATGTAGTAACGGTCAGTTTAAACAAAAAAGTTCATTAGCAACAGAAGTAGATTCTGTGAGTTACGCTTTAGGTTTAGATATGGCTAATAAAATCAAATCGAATTTTGATGAAATGGATCAAGATTTATTCGTGCAAGGTTTTAAAAACGGAATGGACTCTATAAATCTACTAGTAGAATCAAAAGACATAAACAATATCTTAAGAGCATTTTTTCAGAAGAAGCAACAAGAAAAAATGAAGCAAATGCAAGAAGAACAAGCTAAAAAAGCAGAAGCTGAGTTTGGAGATAATAAAAAAGCAGGAGAAGAGTTTTTAGCGGAAAATAAAACAAAAGATGGAGTAAAAACTACGGAAAGCGGTTTACAATATGTTGTTTTAAAAGAAGGTGAAGGAGATGCTCCTACGGCTAGCTCTAGAGTTAAAGTTCATTATCACGGTACTTTAATTGACGGAACTGTGTTTGATAGCTCAGTAGAAAAAGGACAGCCAGCTGAGTTTGGAGTAGGTCAAGTAATTAAAGGATGGACTGAAGGTTTACAATTGATGAAACCAGGAGCAAAGTATAAGTTCTTTATTCCACAAGAATTAGCTTATGGTCCACAACAAAGAGGACAACATATTAAGCCTTTTTCAGCTTTAGTTTTTGAAGTAGAGTTATTAGAAGTAAAATAA
- a CDS encoding DHH family phosphoesterase, with product MILKHFTELQEFLSEPRNVVIIGHRNPDGDAIGSTLGLKHYLDKKGHKTQVLMPNEYPDFLHWIPGSKTVKRFDRQNSQSVKALRKSDIVFLLDFNALHRVGNDMQNTLEQYENDFALIDHHQQPDDFMYMYSDTSMSSTCQMVYNFIEMMGDVELIDKDIATCLYTGIMTDTGSFRFRSTTSTTHRIIADLIDKGAENDRIHSNVHDANSYNRLLLLGQALSNMKVLPEYKTAFITLTEEEKKKFNYEKGDTEGVVNYALSLKGIVFAAIFIEDEEQGIVKISFRSKGKFSVNQFARNYFNGGGHDNAAGGRSDDSLENTIERFKSLLPTYQKELEDSYEA from the coding sequence ATGATTTTGAAACACTTTACAGAACTACAAGAATTCTTGTCAGAACCTAGAAATGTTGTAATAATTGGGCATAGAAATCCTGATGGAGATGCAATAGGTTCAACATTAGGGCTAAAACATTATTTAGATAAAAAAGGACACAAGACTCAGGTGTTAATGCCAAATGAATATCCTGATTTTTTACACTGGATTCCTGGATCGAAAACAGTAAAACGTTTTGATCGTCAGAATAGTCAATCAGTCAAAGCTTTAAGAAAGTCTGATATAGTTTTTTTATTAGATTTTAATGCGTTGCATAGAGTAGGGAATGACATGCAAAATACATTAGAGCAATATGAAAATGATTTTGCTCTGATAGATCACCATCAACAACCGGACGACTTTATGTATATGTATTCCGATACATCTATGTCATCAACATGTCAAATGGTATATAATTTTATTGAAATGATGGGCGATGTTGAATTGATAGATAAAGATATAGCAACTTGCTTGTATACAGGGATTATGACTGATACAGGTTCATTCCGTTTTAGATCTACAACTAGTACTACTCATAGAATTATTGCAGACTTAATAGATAAAGGAGCTGAAAACGATAGAATTCACAGCAATGTTCATGATGCAAATTCATATAATAGATTACTGCTATTAGGTCAAGCATTGAGTAATATGAAAGTTTTACCAGAGTATAAAACAGCTTTTATTACCCTAACTGAAGAAGAGAAAAAGAAATTTAATTACGAAAAAGGAGATACCGAAGGGGTAGTAAATTATGCACTATCTTTGAAAGGAATTGTATTTGCAGCTATTTTTATAGAAGATGAAGAACAAGGAATTGTAAAAATATCTTTCCGCTCAAAAGGGAAATTTTCTGTAAATCAGTTTGCACGTAATTATTTTAATGGAGGAGGACATGATAATGCAGCAGGAGGGAGAAGTGATGATAGCTTGGAAAATACGATAGAGAGATTTAAGTCGTTATTACCTACATATCAAAAAGAGTTAGAAGATTCGTATGAGGCTTAG